In a genomic window of Nitrospira sp. ND1:
- a CDS encoding peroxiredoxin, with product MGLRLGDDAPNFTAETTEGTINFHEWLGGGWGILFSHPKDYTPVCTTELGYMARIKGEFDKRGVKVLAISVDPLDSHRGWTKDINETQNCTVSYPIIADPEKKVADLYDMIHPNSLDSMTVRSVFVIGPDKKIKLMLTYPASCGRNFDELLRVVDSLQLTAKYKVATPVNWKDGQDCIITPAVNDAEAKTLFPKGFKSIKPYLRLTPQPNK from the coding sequence ATGGGACTACGATTGGGCGACGATGCCCCAAACTTTACAGCTGAGACGACGGAAGGGACGATCAACTTTCACGAGTGGCTGGGCGGCGGGTGGGGGATTCTGTTTTCACATCCGAAGGACTATACCCCCGTCTGTACGACAGAATTGGGTTATATGGCGAGGATCAAAGGGGAGTTCGATAAGCGTGGCGTGAAGGTTCTCGCCATCAGCGTGGACCCCTTGGATTCGCATCGCGGCTGGACCAAGGACATCAACGAAACCCAGAATTGTACGGTCAGTTACCCGATCATTGCCGACCCGGAGAAGAAGGTCGCCGATCTGTATGACATGATCCACCCGAACTCGCTGGATAGCATGACGGTGCGTTCGGTGTTCGTGATCGGGCCGGATAAGAAGATCAAGTTGATGCTGACCTATCCGGCCTCCTGCGGGAGGAATTTCGACGAATTGCTGCGCGTGGTGGATTCCCTGCAGCTGACGGCGAAATACAAGGTGGCGACCCCGGTGAACTGGAAGGACGGGCAGGATTGCATCATCACCCCGGCGGTGAACGATGCCGAAGCCAAGACGCTGTTTCCGAAGGGCTTCAAATCGATCAAGCCCTATCTTCGGCTGACTCCGCAGCCCAATAAGTAG
- a CDS encoding PEP-CTERM sorting domain-containing protein — protein sequence MLITRLLTPLLATGILLSAPLSALAIAVYSSSGPNAASIQGSVDGFRNDLGTNNGVGGSFTGGRREINWDGVPAGFSDPNNLPGNFFNSNSARGAVFETPGSAFRVSANSGSATPVRFGSINPSFPSSFSVFSSQKLFTAIDSNIVDVRFFVPGTNQPGAVRGFGSLFTDVDLAGPTTIEFFDFHNNSLGKQTVLNTPGVTSLSFLGVSLEQAIINRVRITAGNAALSALDGFDFVAMDDFIYGEPQAVPAPAAVLLLGSGLAVLVWARRKSLLPD from the coding sequence ATGCTCATCACACGATTGCTAACCCCATTGCTGGCTACCGGCATTCTCTTGTCGGCGCCGCTTTCGGCCTTAGCTATCGCCGTCTATTCGTCCTCCGGTCCGAACGCCGCATCGATTCAAGGTTCCGTCGATGGCTTCAGAAACGATCTCGGAACGAACAACGGCGTGGGTGGCTCGTTCACAGGCGGTCGCCGGGAAATCAATTGGGACGGGGTGCCTGCCGGATTCTCCGACCCTAACAATCTGCCGGGAAACTTCTTCAATTCCAATTCGGCTCGCGGCGCCGTATTTGAAACGCCTGGATCCGCATTCAGGGTCAGTGCAAACTCTGGCTCGGCTACGCCGGTTCGCTTTGGCAGCATCAATCCCTCTTTTCCAAGCAGTTTTTCCGTGTTCAGTTCCCAGAAACTCTTTACCGCCATCGACAGTAACATCGTGGATGTAAGATTCTTTGTACCCGGCACCAATCAACCGGGAGCCGTGCGCGGGTTCGGGTCGCTCTTCACCGACGTCGATTTGGCCGGTCCTACCACGATTGAGTTTTTTGACTTTCACAACAACAGCCTGGGCAAACAAACTGTCCTCAACACGCCGGGTGTGACCAGTCTTTCCTTTCTGGGTGTCTCTTTGGAGCAGGCCATCATTAACCGCGTCAGGATTACCGCAGGAAACGCCGCCCTCTCGGCGCTGGACGGATTCGACTTTGTCGCCATGGATGATTTCATCTACGGCGAACCGCAAGCAGTCCCGGCTCCGGCCGCCGTCCTTCTCCTCGGAAGCGGCTTGGCTGTCCTGGTGTGGGCGCGGCGGAAGTCTCTCCTTCCCGATTAA
- a CDS encoding DUF748 domain-containing protein: MTLLSRYRTALIVLCGIVALYALLGFVVAPYAVKTYAIPALAERLRHPVVLGDVRINPFTFSLMLTAFEIREPDQTPMLGFEELFVDFEGTSLVRSAYLFDEIRLTLPFGLVHIRADGTLNLLGLVPPSQDSPADLAPPADTKAENAPVPPVEIRLLSIRQGVIEYRDDSKRKPVTIDVVPIEITLRNFGTRRGGENAYAFSAEFGEGETLAWEGTVHLDPLESDGHVSLSNVKLNTFWPSLRDRFRFDILSGAVLVDARYHFDTSAAPVNLQVNEGKFLLSDFRLSAAGERDPVMTVPALAFEGIRMDLPKREAGVGTIALSGAEIRAWLAEDGVVNFKPLFTPVAASREDPVEPQRPATDSGQSWSVDVQAIEVTKAQVAFEDRSLKTPAQLAIDDLHVTVNGIHVPLKGSWPVSAGFRLNQQGTVESKGTLQLEPLQTALTLKLAHIGLRPFQPYLDRRMQVEIRDGELELDGELVYRSQHDPEPMIQYTGQLGLNSLHVADGVSAHEFLGWTALGLNKVALEVAPTRVKIGEIAWRDPAIRFVTAKDGTTNLSRVMKAPAQGPAQPPVSKPVEATVVKKATAPIPIDVNVVRLSKLSATFIDESIEPVITTGIQNLSGTIKGLSSKQIAKAEVALTGTVDEVAPLKIQGQINPLSEDTYTHLTFLFKGVDLTAVSPYAGKYVGYPITKGKLSLDLMYQVSKQQLVGENKVLVDQLTFGEKTDSPDATSLPVRLAVGLLKDRRGRIDIDMPVRGDLNEPDFRYGRVVLNALVNLITKVATSPFSALGGLVGGSGEDLQFIEFMAGSEVLESVEQRKVESIAKALQERPALRVDVAGAADPARDREALALQKIVTEVQRRFTQGGTKNLQAVPSPSREFELLSDLYAEKLGKQPMKREELPGGKFVERVLTADELRQQLFPAMTVEESELRLLAQGRARAIRERLIEQGGLPEDRVFLIDAELAPSEGKQVRVRLNLTGS, from the coding sequence ATGACGCTCTTGTCGCGGTATCGAACAGCCCTCATTGTGCTCTGTGGCATCGTCGCGCTCTATGCGCTGCTCGGTTTTGTCGTCGCGCCCTATGCCGTCAAGACCTACGCGATTCCTGCCTTGGCCGAACGTCTTCGGCACCCTGTCGTGCTCGGTGACGTCCGGATCAATCCATTTACCTTTTCGCTGATGTTGACGGCCTTCGAGATTCGGGAGCCGGATCAGACGCCCATGCTGGGGTTCGAAGAACTCTTCGTGGACTTCGAAGGGACCTCGTTGGTGCGGTCGGCCTATCTGTTCGACGAAATCCGATTGACCCTCCCCTTTGGCCTTGTCCACATCCGGGCCGATGGCACGTTGAATCTGCTGGGGCTGGTGCCGCCGTCTCAAGACTCACCGGCCGATCTTGCCCCACCAGCCGATACCAAGGCGGAGAACGCCCCTGTGCCGCCGGTCGAGATCCGTCTTCTGAGCATCCGGCAGGGGGTCATCGAGTACCGGGACGATTCGAAACGCAAACCGGTGACGATCGATGTGGTGCCGATTGAGATCACGCTGCGCAATTTCGGCACCCGGCGCGGGGGTGAAAACGCCTATGCCTTCTCGGCCGAGTTCGGCGAGGGCGAAACGCTGGCCTGGGAAGGGACGGTCCACCTCGATCCGCTGGAATCCGACGGGCATGTCTCTCTGTCAAACGTCAAACTCAACACGTTCTGGCCGAGTCTGCGCGATCGATTTCGATTCGACATCCTGAGCGGGGCCGTCCTCGTCGATGCCCGGTATCACTTTGATACTTCGGCTGCTCCGGTCAACCTGCAGGTGAACGAGGGAAAATTCCTACTGTCCGATTTCCGGCTGTCTGCGGCGGGGGAGCGTGATCCGGTCATGACGGTGCCGGCGTTGGCGTTCGAAGGCATTCGCATGGACCTTCCAAAGCGGGAGGCGGGAGTCGGGACGATTGCGCTGAGCGGTGCAGAGATCCGTGCCTGGCTTGCCGAGGACGGCGTCGTGAATTTTAAACCACTCTTTACTCCGGTTGCGGCTTCCCGGGAGGACCCGGTTGAGCCGCAGCGGCCTGCGACGGATTCCGGGCAGTCCTGGTCGGTGGACGTGCAGGCGATTGAGGTAACCAAGGCGCAGGTGGCGTTCGAAGATCGGAGTCTAAAGACGCCGGCGCAGTTGGCAATCGATGACCTGCATGTGACGGTGAACGGGATCCATGTGCCGTTGAAGGGCTCGTGGCCGGTGTCAGCCGGTTTTCGGCTCAATCAACAGGGCACCGTTGAGAGCAAGGGCACGCTGCAACTGGAACCCCTGCAAACTGCGCTCACCCTCAAATTGGCGCATATCGGTCTGCGGCCCTTTCAGCCCTATCTCGACCGTCGCATGCAGGTTGAAATCAGAGACGGCGAATTGGAATTGGACGGGGAGCTGGTGTATCGCAGCCAACATGACCCGGAACCGATGATCCAGTACACGGGACAGCTGGGGCTGAATAGTCTGCATGTGGCCGACGGAGTGTCTGCCCATGAGTTCCTTGGCTGGACGGCACTGGGGCTGAACAAGGTCGCGCTGGAGGTGGCCCCGACGAGGGTGAAGATCGGGGAGATTGCGTGGCGCGATCCGGCGATCCGGTTTGTGACGGCCAAAGACGGAACCACGAATCTTTCGCGTGTGATGAAGGCTCCTGCTCAAGGTCCGGCACAGCCGCCGGTATCGAAGCCGGTTGAGGCGACAGTTGTCAAGAAGGCGACGGCTCCGATTCCCATCGACGTGAATGTCGTCCGATTGTCCAAATTGTCGGCCACGTTCATCGACGAGTCGATCGAACCGGTTATCACAACCGGGATTCAAAATCTGAGCGGTACGATCAAGGGCCTGTCCTCCAAGCAGATCGCGAAAGCGGAGGTGGCCCTGACCGGGACAGTCGACGAAGTGGCACCGCTCAAGATTCAGGGGCAGATCAATCCCCTGAGCGAGGATACGTATACGCATCTGACCTTCCTGTTCAAGGGCGTCGACCTGACGGCGGTGTCGCCCTACGCGGGCAAGTATGTCGGCTATCCGATCACCAAGGGCAAGCTCTCGCTCGACCTCATGTATCAGGTGTCGAAGCAGCAACTTGTGGGGGAAAACAAGGTCCTGGTCGATCAGCTGACCTTCGGGGAGAAAACCGACAGCCCGGATGCTACGAGCCTGCCGGTTCGTCTGGCCGTGGGGTTGTTGAAAGACCGACGGGGGCGGATCGATATCGATATGCCGGTGCGCGGTGATCTGAATGAACCGGACTTTCGCTACGGCCGAGTGGTGCTGAATGCGTTGGTCAATCTGATCACCAAAGTGGCCACCTCTCCGTTTTCGGCGCTGGGGGGCCTTGTCGGCGGCAGCGGTGAAGACTTGCAGTTCATCGAATTCATGGCCGGAAGCGAAGTCCTGGAGAGTGTGGAGCAGCGAAAGGTCGAGTCGATTGCCAAGGCACTCCAGGAACGACCGGCGTTACGGGTGGATGTGGCGGGTGCGGCCGATCCTGCGCGAGACCGCGAAGCCCTGGCGTTGCAGAAAATTGTGACCGAGGTGCAGCGACGATTTACTCAGGGGGGAACCAAAAATCTGCAAGCTGTGCCCTCGCCCTCGCGGGAGTTTGAACTCCTGAGTGATCTCTATGCGGAGAAGTTGGGAAAGCAACCGATGAAGCGTGAAGAGCTCCCGGGGGGGAAATTCGTCGAACGGGTGTTGACGGCCGACGAACTGCGACAACAGCTCTTTCCGGCAATGACGGTTGAGGAGTCGGAGTTGCGCCTATTGGCACAAGGGCGCGCCAGGGCCATTCGTGAGCGGCTGATCGAGCAGGGCGGGTTGCCCGAGGATCGCGTCTTCCTGATCGACGCGGAACTGGCGCCTTCAGAGGGAAAACAGGTTCGGGTCAGGCTGAATCTGACGGGAAGTTGA
- a CDS encoding pentapeptide repeat-containing protein, with amino-acid sequence MENTKPPATGLRISDDPMYRLLREGCIKEFNVKRAGGEPVDLTRCDLRGLDLRGLETDGLDFSECYFRQADLRGIDFRNAKLEGASINAAKISGAYFPTELSASEIELSLLHGTRMRYQPKP; translated from the coding sequence ATGGAGAACACGAAACCACCCGCCACCGGACTCCGAATCTCCGACGATCCCATGTACCGCTTGCTTCGAGAGGGGTGCATCAAGGAGTTCAACGTCAAACGGGCGGGAGGCGAACCGGTGGACCTGACCCGCTGCGACTTGCGGGGCCTCGACCTGCGTGGGCTGGAGACGGATGGATTGGACTTCAGCGAGTGTTACTTTCGGCAAGCCGATCTTCGAGGTATCGATTTCCGCAACGCGAAGCTCGAAGGAGCCAGCATCAATGCGGCCAAGATTTCCGGAGCCTACTTTCCCACCGAATTGAGCGCGAGTGAAATCGAGCTCTCACTGCTGCACGGGACACGAATGCGGTACCAGCCCAAGCCCTGA